In Ptychodera flava strain L36383 chromosome 21, AS_Pfla_20210202, whole genome shotgun sequence, a genomic segment contains:
- the LOC139121094 gene encoding uncharacterized protein isoform X1, whose amino-acid sequence MIRILIFVVALVCTAMVVIGHGHDHDHDHHHHHEHDHFHHHHDHHGHHHHDHYHDHHHDHDHDHDHDSAGGGCSGFSKYSAACNQPVHTVETVEEEIIVEDTPPSTDQPELEDDHEGDSELTREEMFARGHMKPFGAHRPPDGMVDEFPYMIAPEDFYQHFVSKHRPALFKGMAKHWPAYKLWTDEYLLEKYGDLQFKMETKDDDKKVFLPNRKLKNFLNEYKTGNLYLVDEVAPEMREEVTMPLCLRCDEISTKFFVSYFWMSSGGTNSSVHEDTDENLLCVIRGSKRVLLISPTYSRDLYADDGDTLGMSPIPADVVDLNKFPRVMNVRYIVADMKEGDMLYLPQMWWHQVNSGEGRQQAVAMWWKSKPWWKGSDNKEATPRDPEQAKTGSELNYISSPERKYSFASIMSYYERWIQNTSHLVPRPKCQSQSKTMADYHFESDNYETEANVGLADDEEEHIDLYCDFDEKNPDNPCDVCTEGDEAECVRQTLDYCSKYDDRGCVIMLPQLINRLSRSEYEELLQDTEQ is encoded by the exons ATGATCCGGATATTAATATTCGTCGTTGCTTTGGTGTGTACTGCTATGGTTGTGATCGGCCACGGCCATGATCATGACCAcgaccatcaccaccaccatgaACATGATcactttcatcatcatcatgatcatcatggccaccatcatcatgatcattatcatgatcatcatcatgacCACGATCACGATCACGATCATGATAGCGCAGGAGGTGGATGCAGCGGTTTCAGCAAATATTCAGCCGCATGTAACCAGCCAGTGCATACTGTAGAGACAGTCGAGGAGGAAATAATTGTCGAGGACACCCCACCCTCCACAGACCAACCAGAACTTGAAGACGATCATGAAGGCGACTCCGAGCTGACCCGCGAGGAAATGTTTGCAAGGGGACACATGAAGCCCTTCGGAGCGCACCGCCCACCGGACGGCATGGTGGACGAGTTTCCGTACATGATCGCACCGGAGGACTTTTACCAGCACTTTGTTTCGAAACACCGACCGGCTCTTTTCAAAGGCATGGCGAAACACTGGCCCGCCTACAAGCTATGGACTGATGAATACCTGCTGGAAAAATACGGTGACCTCCAGTTCAAGATGGAAACGAAGGACGACGACAAGAAAGTGTTTCTCCCGAATCGGAAACTTAAAAACTTCTTGAATGAGTACAAAACTGGCAACTTGTACTTGGTAGATGAAGTTGCCCCTGAGATGAGAGAGGAAGTGACGATGCCGCTGTGTTTGCGATGCGATGAAATCAGTACCAAGTTCTTTGTTTCGTACTTCTGGATGAGTAGCGGTGGTACAAACTCCTCCGTACACGAAGACACCGATGAGAATCTTCTGTGTGTCATAAGAGGGTCAAAGAGGGTTCTTCTAATTTCACCTACCTACTCTAGAGATTTGTATGCTGATGATGGTGATACATTAG GCATGTCTCCTATACCAGCCGACGTAGTTGATCTAAATAAGTTTCCCAGAGTAATGAATGTGAGGTATATTGTTGCGGACATGAAAGAAGGAGATATGTTGTATCTTCCTCAGATGTGGTGGCACCAG GTGAATTCAGGAGAAGGCAGGCAACAAGCAGTGGCAATGTGGTGGAAATCCAAGCCTTGGTGGAAAGGTTCAGACAACAAAGAGGCCACACCCAGAGATCCTGAACAAGCCAAAACAGGTAGTGAGTTGAATT ATATCAGCAGTCCAGAGAGGAAATACTCATTTGCCAGTATAATGTCTTACTATGAGAGATGGATTCAGAATACAAGCCATCTTGTACCCAGACCAAAGTGCCAGTCACAGTCTAAGACAATGGCTGATTATCACTTTGAGTCTGACAATTACGAAACAGAAGCTAATGTCGGTCTGGCTGATGATGAG GAGGAGCACATTGATCTGTACTGTGACTTTGATGAAAAGAATCCTGACAATCCGTGCGATGTTTGCACGGAAGGCGATGAAGCGGAGTGTGTGCGACAGACGCTGGACTACTGTTCCAAGTACGATGACAGAGGTTGCGTCATTATGCTTCCACAGTTGATAAACCGACTGAGTCGATCGGAGTATGAGGAACTCCTCCAGGATACGGAACAATGA
- the LOC139121094 gene encoding uncharacterized protein isoform X3, translating to MIRILIFVVALVCTAMVVIGHGHDHDHDHHHHHEHDHFHHHHDHHGHHHHDHYHDHHHDHDHDHDHDSAGGGCSGFSKYSAACNQPVHTVETVEEEIIVEDTPPSTDQPELEDDHEGDSELTREEMFARGHMKPFGAHRPPDGMVDEFPYMIAPEDFYQHFVSKHRPALFKGMAKHWPAYKLWTDEYLLEKYGDLQFKMETKDDDKKVFLPNRKLKNFLNEYKTGNLYLVDEVAPEMREEVTMPLCLRCDEISTKFFVSYFWMSSGGTNSSVHEDTDENLLCVIRGSKRVLLISPTYSRDLYADDGDTLGMSPIPADVVDLNKFPRVMNVRYIVADMKEGDMLYLPQMWWHQVNSGEGRQQAVAMWWKSKPWWKGSDNKEATPRDPEQAKTDISSPERKYSFASIMSYYERWIQNTSHLVPRPKCQSQSKTMADYHFESDNYETEANVGLADDEEEHIDLYCDFDEKNPDNPCDVCTEGDEAECVRQTLDYCSKYDDRGCVIMLPQLINRLSRSEYEELLQDTEQ from the exons ATGATCCGGATATTAATATTCGTCGTTGCTTTGGTGTGTACTGCTATGGTTGTGATCGGCCACGGCCATGATCATGACCAcgaccatcaccaccaccatgaACATGATcactttcatcatcatcatgatcatcatggccaccatcatcatgatcattatcatgatcatcatcatgacCACGATCACGATCACGATCATGATAGCGCAGGAGGTGGATGCAGCGGTTTCAGCAAATATTCAGCCGCATGTAACCAGCCAGTGCATACTGTAGAGACAGTCGAGGAGGAAATAATTGTCGAGGACACCCCACCCTCCACAGACCAACCAGAACTTGAAGACGATCATGAAGGCGACTCCGAGCTGACCCGCGAGGAAATGTTTGCAAGGGGACACATGAAGCCCTTCGGAGCGCACCGCCCACCGGACGGCATGGTGGACGAGTTTCCGTACATGATCGCACCGGAGGACTTTTACCAGCACTTTGTTTCGAAACACCGACCGGCTCTTTTCAAAGGCATGGCGAAACACTGGCCCGCCTACAAGCTATGGACTGATGAATACCTGCTGGAAAAATACGGTGACCTCCAGTTCAAGATGGAAACGAAGGACGACGACAAGAAAGTGTTTCTCCCGAATCGGAAACTTAAAAACTTCTTGAATGAGTACAAAACTGGCAACTTGTACTTGGTAGATGAAGTTGCCCCTGAGATGAGAGAGGAAGTGACGATGCCGCTGTGTTTGCGATGCGATGAAATCAGTACCAAGTTCTTTGTTTCGTACTTCTGGATGAGTAGCGGTGGTACAAACTCCTCCGTACACGAAGACACCGATGAGAATCTTCTGTGTGTCATAAGAGGGTCAAAGAGGGTTCTTCTAATTTCACCTACCTACTCTAGAGATTTGTATGCTGATGATGGTGATACATTAG GCATGTCTCCTATACCAGCCGACGTAGTTGATCTAAATAAGTTTCCCAGAGTAATGAATGTGAGGTATATTGTTGCGGACATGAAAGAAGGAGATATGTTGTATCTTCCTCAGATGTGGTGGCACCAG GTGAATTCAGGAGAAGGCAGGCAACAAGCAGTGGCAATGTGGTGGAAATCCAAGCCTTGGTGGAAAGGTTCAGACAACAAAGAGGCCACACCCAGAGATCCTGAACAAGCCAAAACAG ATATCAGCAGTCCAGAGAGGAAATACTCATTTGCCAGTATAATGTCTTACTATGAGAGATGGATTCAGAATACAAGCCATCTTGTACCCAGACCAAAGTGCCAGTCACAGTCTAAGACAATGGCTGATTATCACTTTGAGTCTGACAATTACGAAACAGAAGCTAATGTCGGTCTGGCTGATGATGAG GAGGAGCACATTGATCTGTACTGTGACTTTGATGAAAAGAATCCTGACAATCCGTGCGATGTTTGCACGGAAGGCGATGAAGCGGAGTGTGTGCGACAGACGCTGGACTACTGTTCCAAGTACGATGACAGAGGTTGCGTCATTATGCTTCCACAGTTGATAAACCGACTGAGTCGATCGGAGTATGAGGAACTCCTCCAGGATACGGAACAATGA
- the LOC139121094 gene encoding uncharacterized protein isoform X2, with product MIRILIFVVALVCTAMVVIGHGHDHDHDHHHHHEHDHFHHHHDHHGHHHHDHYHDHHHDHDHDHDHDSAGGGCSGFSKYSAACNQPVHTVETVEEEIIVEDTPPSTDQPELEDDHEGDSELTREEMFARGHMKPFGAHRPPDGMVDEFPYMIAPEDFYQHFVSKHRPALFKGMAKHWPAYKLWTDEYLLEKYGDLQFKMETKDDDKKVFLPNRKLKNFLNEYKTGNLYLVDEVAPEMREEVTMPLCLRCDEISTKFFVSYFWMSSGGTNSSVHEDTDENLLCVIRGSKRVLLISPTYSRDLYADDGDTLGMSPIPADVVDLNKFPRVMNVRYIVADMKEGDMLYLPQMWWHQVNSGEGRQQAVAMWWKSKPWWKGSDNKEATPRDPEQAKTGNISSPERKYSFASIMSYYERWIQNTSHLVPRPKCQSQSKTMADYHFESDNYETEANVGLADDEEEHIDLYCDFDEKNPDNPCDVCTEGDEAECVRQTLDYCSKYDDRGCVIMLPQLINRLSRSEYEELLQDTEQ from the exons ATGATCCGGATATTAATATTCGTCGTTGCTTTGGTGTGTACTGCTATGGTTGTGATCGGCCACGGCCATGATCATGACCAcgaccatcaccaccaccatgaACATGATcactttcatcatcatcatgatcatcatggccaccatcatcatgatcattatcatgatcatcatcatgacCACGATCACGATCACGATCATGATAGCGCAGGAGGTGGATGCAGCGGTTTCAGCAAATATTCAGCCGCATGTAACCAGCCAGTGCATACTGTAGAGACAGTCGAGGAGGAAATAATTGTCGAGGACACCCCACCCTCCACAGACCAACCAGAACTTGAAGACGATCATGAAGGCGACTCCGAGCTGACCCGCGAGGAAATGTTTGCAAGGGGACACATGAAGCCCTTCGGAGCGCACCGCCCACCGGACGGCATGGTGGACGAGTTTCCGTACATGATCGCACCGGAGGACTTTTACCAGCACTTTGTTTCGAAACACCGACCGGCTCTTTTCAAAGGCATGGCGAAACACTGGCCCGCCTACAAGCTATGGACTGATGAATACCTGCTGGAAAAATACGGTGACCTCCAGTTCAAGATGGAAACGAAGGACGACGACAAGAAAGTGTTTCTCCCGAATCGGAAACTTAAAAACTTCTTGAATGAGTACAAAACTGGCAACTTGTACTTGGTAGATGAAGTTGCCCCTGAGATGAGAGAGGAAGTGACGATGCCGCTGTGTTTGCGATGCGATGAAATCAGTACCAAGTTCTTTGTTTCGTACTTCTGGATGAGTAGCGGTGGTACAAACTCCTCCGTACACGAAGACACCGATGAGAATCTTCTGTGTGTCATAAGAGGGTCAAAGAGGGTTCTTCTAATTTCACCTACCTACTCTAGAGATTTGTATGCTGATGATGGTGATACATTAG GCATGTCTCCTATACCAGCCGACGTAGTTGATCTAAATAAGTTTCCCAGAGTAATGAATGTGAGGTATATTGTTGCGGACATGAAAGAAGGAGATATGTTGTATCTTCCTCAGATGTGGTGGCACCAG GTGAATTCAGGAGAAGGCAGGCAACAAGCAGTGGCAATGTGGTGGAAATCCAAGCCTTGGTGGAAAGGTTCAGACAACAAAGAGGCCACACCCAGAGATCCTGAACAAGCCAAAACAGGTA ATATCAGCAGTCCAGAGAGGAAATACTCATTTGCCAGTATAATGTCTTACTATGAGAGATGGATTCAGAATACAAGCCATCTTGTACCCAGACCAAAGTGCCAGTCACAGTCTAAGACAATGGCTGATTATCACTTTGAGTCTGACAATTACGAAACAGAAGCTAATGTCGGTCTGGCTGATGATGAG GAGGAGCACATTGATCTGTACTGTGACTTTGATGAAAAGAATCCTGACAATCCGTGCGATGTTTGCACGGAAGGCGATGAAGCGGAGTGTGTGCGACAGACGCTGGACTACTGTTCCAAGTACGATGACAGAGGTTGCGTCATTATGCTTCCACAGTTGATAAACCGACTGAGTCGATCGGAGTATGAGGAACTCCTCCAGGATACGGAACAATGA